The Magnolia sinica isolate HGM2019 chromosome 9, MsV1, whole genome shotgun sequence genome contains a region encoding:
- the LOC131255037 gene encoding receptor-like protein 7 yields MALLSSKNPSFLIISLALCSFLFPSFVFATQQCNHHHFTALLHLKRSFHFTDGSFTNLSSWNWNNTDCCSWEGITCDGATGHVISLNLSGLWISGSIDSKSLFRLGSLKSLNLAGNDFVPSLIPSGFDQLISLVHLNLSSLRFYGQIPLEISRLTSLVSLDISFNYFINDSRLVPLKLQKPSIGTLVQNLSSLRELHLDNVNISAQGSEWGQALFLSLPHLRKLTLQYCSLSGPIHSSLSQLRFLSELDLSGNKLSSVMPNFIGNFSSLTSLGLRDCRLHGNFPESIFKLPNLQVLDMSGNPLLAGNLPEFPQNSTLQKLILSNSGFSGKLPDSLSNLKFLNQLHLWNCSLSGSLPSSLWNLTKLQFLDLSSNRLSGPIPSSQGNELLNLKEIMLWNNFLNGSIPSSLFSLPSLQALDLSGNQLTGQLGEFHNASSSELEYIYLHENNLHGIIPRSVFQLRKLQTLYLYFNNFSGVVDVGLFQNLKNLYGLDLSDNNLSVQDSGGNSTFLSFPQIENLGLRSCNIRAFPNFLRNQEVLNQLDLSNNKISGQIPKWIWEVGNGVLYSLNLSHNVLQGMEPPTPHLSSALQILDLSFNMLEGSLPIPSPSIFFFSVSNNSLHGEIPLSICNATSLSVLDLSYNHFIGQIPLCLGEIGDTLSVLNLQGNAFNGTLLQAFKEGCNIQTLDLSGNQLEGRLPRSLANCKKLEVLNLGNNQINDTFPSWVEALPQLRILVLKFNKFYGSITLPKTNQSFPMLQIIDLSSNSFVGGLPSSIFQSWKTMTEEDESQSKFLHRTLDAPGNMVYYQESVILMIKGQERELTKILTIFTAVDLSNNYFHGDIPKSIGNLKSLRLLNMSHNSFTGQIPTSLENLAVLESLDLSQNNISGEIPWQLTKLTFLSILNLSQNHLVGSIPQNNQFFTFTNESFQGNSGLCGLPLSRKCIAPPSIMPTFEDTNSELDWKFMWIGFGVGHGVGMGVLFWTLTLWTKGRTEYNKFIDGMLSLILPSTIFSLKRRP; encoded by the coding sequence ATGGCTCTCCTCTCTTCTAAAAACCCATCATTTCTTATCATCTCCCTTGCTTTGTGCTCCTTCCTTTTCCCGTCTTTTGTCTTTGCAACCCAACAATGCAACCATCATCACTTCACTGCGTTGCTCCACCTCAAGCGTAGCTTTCACTTCACTGATGGTTCCTTCACGAATCTCTCCTCATGGAATTGGAACAATACCGATTGCTGCTCTTGGGAAGGCATCACGTGTGATGGAGCCACTGGTCACGTGATCAGCCTCAACCTCAGCGGCCTCTGGATCTCAGGTAGTATTGATTCTAAAAGCCTCTTCCGTCTTGGGAGCCTGAAGAGCCTCAACCTGGCAGGCAATGATTTTGTTCCCTCTCTAATCCCTTCTGGGTTTGACCAGCTAATCAGTTTGGTCCATCTCAACCTCTCTTCTCTCAGATTTTATGGCCAAATTCCGCTGGAAATCTCCCGCTTGACTAGTTTGGTTTCTCTCGAtatttcttttaattattttatcaaTGATTCTAGACTTGTACCCTTGAAACTTCAAAAGCCAAGCATCGGAACACTCGTCCAAAACCTCTCGAGTCTGAGAGAACTACATCTAGACAATGTAAACATCTCAGCGCAGGGTAGCGAGTGGGGTCAGGCCTTGTTCTTGTCACTCCCTCATCTACGCAAGCTGACGTTACAATATTGTAGTCTTTCAGGCCCTATCCATTCTTCCCTTTCCCAACTCCGTTTCctatctgaactcgacctcagtGGAAACAAACTCTCTTCTGTGATGCCCAACTTTATAGGGAACTTCTCTTCCTTGACCTCACTGGGCCTTAGAGACTGCAGATTGCATGGAAATTTCCCTGAGAGTATTTTCAAGCTGCCAAACCTACAAGTCCTCGACATGTCGGGCAATCCACTTCTGGCTGGCAATTTACCAGAGTTCCCTCAAAACAGTACTCTACAGAAATTGATACTGTCAAATTCTGGATTTTCAGGAAAGTTGCCAGATTCCCTCAGTAATCTCAAATTCTTGAATCAATTACACCTGTGGAATTGTAGCTTGTCTGGATCATTACCATCCTCACTTTGGAACCTTACCAAACTGCAGTTCTTGGATCTTTCATCGAATAGATTGAGCGGACCAATTCCTTCTTCTCAGGGAAATGAGCTTCTGAATCTCAAAGAGATCATGTTATGGAACAATTTTCTCAATGGGagcattccatcatcattgttttcactgCCTTCGTTACAGGCACTGGATCTCTCAGGTAACCAACTTACAGGTCAACTTGGGGAGTTCCACAATGCCTCTTCTTCAGAGCTGGAGTACATCTATTTGCATGAAAATAACTTGCATGGTATTATTCCAAGATCGGTCTTTCAACTTAGGAAGCTTCAAACTCTTTACCTTTATTTCAACAATTTCAGTGGTGTGGTGGATGTAGGTTTATTTCAAAACCTCAAAAACCTTTATGGCCTCGATCTTTCAGATAACAACTTGTCAGTCCAAGATAGTGGTGGCAATTCAACCTTTCTCTCCTTCCCCCAGATTGAAAATTTAGGGTTGCGTTCTTGTAACATCAGGGCATTTCCAAATTTCTTGAGAAATCAAGAGGTGTTGAATCAATTGGACCTTTCAAACAATAAAATTAGTGGTCAAATACCCAAATGGATATGGGAGGTTGGGAATGGGGTTTTATACTCTTTAAATCTTTCTCACAATGTTCTGCAGGGAATGGAACCACCAACTCCCCATCTTTCGAGTGCCTTGCAAATTCTTGACCTTAGCTTCAACATGCTTGAAGGCTCACTTCCAATCCCATCACCATCGatctttttcttttcggtttcaaACAATAGCCTCCATGGAGAAATCCCTCTTTCAATCTGCAATGCAACATCCCTATCCGTCCTTGATTTATCTTACAATCACTTCATTGGTCAGATTCCATTGTGTTTGGGTGAGATTGGTGATACCCTTAGTGTGTTGAATCTTCAAGGAAATGCTTTCAATGGCACCTTGCTTCAGGCATTTAAGGAGGGATGTAATATACAAACACTTGACCTAAGTGGAAATCAACTCGAAGGTCGATTACCGAGGTCTTTGGCCAATTGCAAAAAGTTGGAGGTATTAAACCttggaaacaatcaaataaatGACACCTTCCCATCGTGGGTAGAAGCTTTGCCCCAATTGCGCATTCTTGTCTTGAAATTCAATAAATTTTATGGCTCCATTACACTTCCAAAAACAAATCAGAGTTTCCCAATGTTGCAGATCATTGATCTCTCTTCTAATAGTTTTGTGGGTGGTTTGCCATCAAGTATATTTCAGAGTTGGAAGACAATGACTGAGGAGGATGAATCTCAATCTAAGTTCCTTCATAGAACCCTAGATGCACCAGGGAATATGGTATACTATCAAGAATCGGTGATATTAATGATCAAAGGACAAGAAAGGGAGCTAACAAAAATCCTAACCATCTTCACAGCAGTTGATTTATCAAACAACTATTTTCATGGGGATATTCCAAAATCTATAGGGAATTTAAAGTCGCTCCGTTTGCTCAATATGTCGCACAACAGTTTCACAGGCCAAATTCCAACATCATTGGAGAACCTAGCGGTGCTTGAATCATTGGATCTATCACAAAACAATATCTCGGGAGAAATTCCTTGGCAACTGACAAAGCTAACATTTCTCTCGATATTGAACCTTTCACAAAACCACCTTGTGGGAAGCATACCACAAAATAATCAGTTTTTTACATTCACAAATGAATCCTTCCAAGGAAACTCAGGATTATGTGGACTTCCACTATCAAGAAAATGCATTGCACCACCATCAATAATGCCAACATTTGAAGATACAAATTCAGAGTTGGACTGGAAATTCATGTGGATAGGATTTGGAGTCGGGCATGGCGTAGGAATGGGAGTTCTTTTCTGGACTCTAACATTATGGACAAAGGGAAGGACTGAATACAACAAATTTATAGATGGGATGCTTTCATTGATTCTTCCCTCTACAATATTTTCTCTAAAGCGCCGACCATAA